The proteins below come from a single Caulobacter flavus genomic window:
- a CDS encoding ribonuclease HII, giving the protein MPTGPDMMLEAACGPGPVCGVDEAGRGPWAGPVSAAAVILDPARVPKGLDDSKKLSAKARAALEQEIKEMAVAWCVGMASVEEIAQLNILHAAGLAMRRAVEGLSVTPSFALVDGNYRFVLPCEVKTVVKGDSLSCSIAAASILAKEARDRIMVEMDAVYPGYGFAGHKGYHAPIHLEGLRKLGPSPIHRLGWAPVKLALAGELGDDA; this is encoded by the coding sequence ATGCCGACCGGACCCGACATGATGCTGGAAGCCGCCTGCGGACCGGGACCGGTCTGCGGGGTCGACGAGGCCGGCCGTGGTCCGTGGGCCGGGCCGGTCAGCGCCGCCGCCGTGATCCTCGATCCGGCCCGCGTGCCCAAGGGCCTCGACGACTCCAAGAAGCTCTCGGCCAAGGCCCGCGCGGCCCTGGAGCAGGAGATCAAGGAGATGGCGGTCGCCTGGTGCGTGGGCATGGCCAGCGTCGAGGAGATCGCGCAGCTCAATATCCTGCACGCGGCGGGCCTGGCCATGCGCCGCGCGGTCGAGGGCCTGTCGGTGACGCCGAGCTTCGCCCTGGTAGACGGCAACTATCGCTTCGTGCTGCCGTGCGAGGTCAAGACCGTGGTCAAGGGCGACAGCCTGTCGTGCTCGATCGCGGCGGCCTCGATCCTGGCCAAGGAAGCCCGCGACCGCATCATGGTCGAGATGGACGCGGTCTATCCCGGCTACGGCTTCGCCGGCCACAAGGGCTATCACGCCCCGATCCACCTCGAGGGCCTGCGCAAGCTGGGCCCCTCGCCGATCCACCGCCTGGGCTGGGCCCCGGTGAAGCTGGCGCTGGCGGGCGAACTGGGCGACGACGCCTAG